A portion of the Actomonas aquatica genome contains these proteins:
- a CDS encoding transglutaminase family protein: MSSPYSACASAIEASLRRTDVAITMGGEPTFVPLHPEGAEWATAALGPTKLDYARRFALRLIRDTFPGAVLLETTGKHYPGEPLPRWTLLLQRRADGKPVWKNAKRLRGDIKPGKHRLADARAVLQKLARTLGVGTRTIRPLANGGKSAGYVLPLDHVDETWITDNWRADFDGAVELFPGDGYAGLRLPLGQLAEGRLRRALTVELRDGAVSVFVPPLLTAPYLELLSHIEDAFAAVKLTGCTLTGYAPPSDPELPTIGFASDPGVLEINLAPCPDWTAYDTQLEALYTAATKVGLTARKFQFNGRETGTGGGAHVVFGGPDGLYSPFFAFPHFLPSVIRYFQHHPSLSFAFTGLYMGPSSQAPRIDESTYEALYELEIACAGAESLGHPPNLPQFDLLFRDLLMDRSGNTHRAEISVDKLYNPFAPNGRLGLVEFRAFESHPDASTLSLHGLLLRAVLARLVGDPFKASFVRWNGELHDRFLLPSFIWQDLQAICADLAAHDIPFDVEWLRPYWEWRFPALGAFKLTYEDDKKKSHDADVVFRQALEAWPLLGESPNAGTVSRTVDSSMDRIEVAVSDPELLERGILLANGYPCTFRTAGETTACGIRFRAFHLYPSLHPHVPVHAPVLLEWVDRATLTVVSAARWHVWNPTGTPYHTRPATPKEAQVRHASRWEDWPHTVGQSRWIPEISFPPEGQHTLDLRRYPAQARG; this comes from the coding sequence GTGAGCTCTCCTTACTCCGCCTGCGCCTCCGCCATCGAAGCCTCCCTGCGCCGCACCGACGTCGCCATCACCATGGGTGGTGAACCGACCTTTGTGCCGCTCCACCCGGAGGGCGCCGAGTGGGCCACCGCCGCGCTCGGCCCCACCAAACTCGACTACGCCCGCCGCTTCGCCCTGCGCCTCATCCGCGACACCTTTCCCGGCGCCGTCCTGCTCGAGACCACCGGCAAACACTACCCCGGTGAACCGCTCCCGCGCTGGACCCTGCTCCTGCAACGTCGCGCCGACGGCAAACCCGTCTGGAAAAACGCCAAACGTCTCCGCGGCGACATCAAGCCCGGCAAACACCGCCTCGCCGACGCCCGCGCCGTCCTGCAAAAACTCGCCCGCACCCTCGGCGTCGGCACCCGCACCATTCGACCGCTCGCCAACGGCGGCAAATCCGCCGGCTACGTCCTGCCGCTCGACCACGTTGACGAAACCTGGATCACCGACAATTGGCGCGCCGATTTCGACGGCGCCGTCGAACTTTTCCCCGGCGACGGTTACGCCGGCCTGCGCCTCCCCCTCGGTCAACTCGCCGAGGGCCGCCTCCGCCGCGCCCTCACCGTCGAGTTGCGCGACGGCGCCGTGAGCGTGTTTGTGCCGCCGCTGCTCACCGCGCCCTACCTCGAACTGCTCAGCCACATCGAGGATGCCTTCGCCGCCGTCAAACTCACCGGCTGCACCCTCACCGGCTATGCCCCGCCATCCGATCCGGAGCTACCCACCATCGGCTTCGCCTCCGATCCCGGCGTCTTGGAAATCAACCTTGCGCCCTGCCCCGACTGGACCGCCTACGACACCCAACTCGAGGCGCTCTACACCGCCGCCACCAAAGTCGGCCTCACCGCGCGTAAGTTCCAGTTCAACGGCCGCGAGACCGGAACCGGCGGCGGCGCCCATGTAGTCTTCGGCGGCCCCGACGGCCTCTATTCGCCGTTCTTCGCCTTCCCCCATTTCCTGCCGTCGGTCATCCGCTACTTCCAGCATCACCCGTCGCTGAGTTTTGCCTTCACGGGCCTCTACATGGGCCCGAGCTCGCAGGCCCCGCGCATCGACGAATCGACCTACGAGGCGCTCTACGAACTCGAAATCGCCTGCGCCGGCGCCGAGTCGCTCGGCCATCCGCCCAACCTGCCGCAGTTCGACCTGCTCTTTCGCGACCTGCTCATGGATCGCTCGGGCAACACCCACCGCGCCGAGATCAGTGTCGACAAACTCTACAATCCTTTCGCACCCAACGGCCGCCTCGGCCTGGTCGAATTTCGCGCCTTCGAGTCCCATCCCGACGCCTCCACGCTCAGCCTCCACGGTCTTCTGCTGCGCGCCGTGCTCGCGCGCCTCGTCGGCGATCCGTTCAAGGCCAGCTTTGTCCGCTGGAACGGCGAGTTGCACGACCGCTTCCTGCTGCCGTCCTTCATCTGGCAGGACCTGCAGGCCATCTGCGCCGATCTCGCCGCCCACGACATTCCCTTCGATGTGGAATGGTTGCGACCCTACTGGGAGTGGCGTTTCCCCGCACTCGGCGCCTTCAAACTCACCTACGAGGACGACAAAAAGAAGTCGCACGACGCCGACGTCGTTTTCCGCCAAGCCCTCGAAGCCTGGCCGCTCCTCGGCGAGTCGCCCAACGCCGGCACCGTGTCGCGCACCGTCGATTCCAGTATGGATCGCATCGAGGTCGCCGTCTCCGATCCCGAGTTGCTGGAGCGCGGCATCCTGCTCGCCAACGGCTATCCCTGCACTTTCCGCACCGCTGGCGAGACCACCGCCTGCGGCATCCGTTTCCGCGCGTTCCACCTCTACCCGTCGTTGCATCCCCACGTGCCCGTGCACGCGCCGGTGCTGCTCGAGTGGGTCGATCGCGCCACGCTCACCGTCGTGTCCGCCGCGCGCTGGCACGTCTGGAATCCGACTGGCACGCCCTACCACACCCGCCCCGCGACGCCGAAAGAGGCGCAGGTTCGCCACGCCTCGCGCTGGGAGGATTGGCCGCACACCGTCGGCCAGAGCCGCTGGATCCCGGAAATCAGTTTCCCGCCGGAAGGCCAACACACCCTCGACCTGCGCCGCTACCCGGCCCAGGCCCGCGGGTGA
- a CDS encoding PAS domain-containing protein, which yields MRPQPTAETKLRQRIVALEQLVSRLTEAAAASDHRDSSWIFAVQGSRDGVWDWNAVTNEVYFSHRWKEMLGYEEADIGSHVEEWSSRLHPDDVASVFADLNAHLNGETPYYENEHRLRCKDGTYRWILDRGKVVSWTEDGKALRVVGTHTEIHHRKEAELENLHLMAELKDALAHVKTLKGMIPICCCCKKVRDDKGYWGRVETYIRNHSDADITHTYCPQCARRAIADMPERV from the coding sequence ATGCGACCACAACCCACCGCCGAAACCAAACTACGCCAACGGATCGTAGCCCTGGAACAGCTCGTTTCTCGCCTGACCGAAGCCGCCGCCGCTTCCGACCACCGGGACTCCAGCTGGATCTTCGCCGTGCAAGGCAGTCGCGACGGCGTCTGGGACTGGAACGCCGTGACCAATGAGGTGTATTTTTCGCACCGCTGGAAAGAGATGCTGGGCTACGAGGAGGCAGATATTGGTTCCCACGTCGAAGAGTGGTCGAGTCGCCTGCATCCCGATGACGTCGCCAGCGTTTTTGCCGATCTCAACGCCCATCTCAATGGCGAGACGCCCTACTACGAAAACGAGCATCGCCTGCGCTGCAAAGACGGCACCTATCGCTGGATCCTCGATCGCGGCAAAGTCGTGAGCTGGACCGAAGACGGCAAAGCACTGCGCGTCGTTGGCACCCACACCGAGATCCATCACCGCAAGGAGGCGGAGTTGGAAAATCTCCATCTCATGGCCGAGCTCAAGGACGCCCTCGCTCACGTCAAAACCCTCAAGGGTATGATCCCGATTTGCTGCTGCTGCAAAAAAGTCCGCGACGACAAGGGCTACTGGGGCCGCGTCGAAACCTACATTCGCAATCACTCCGACGCCGACATCACTCACACCTATTGTCCGCAGTGCGCGCGCCGGGCGATCGCCGACATGCCTGAACGCGTTTAG
- a CDS encoding glycosyltransferase family 4 protein, with protein sequence MRITLVTETFRPEVNGVAMTLGRLVDGLRERGHVVEVVRPRQAHEAADAAVPECEWVVPGMPIPFYRSLRMGLPVTRRLRRRWQSARPDVVHVATEGPLGVAALRAARSLGLPVTSSYHTNFHQYGAHYGIGLGRSLALWWMRRFHNATRRTLVPTRQMVDELAAEGFERLGVLSRGVDTTLFSPDRRDDALRAQWGAAPEDVVVLYVGRMAAEKNIGLVVAAFEGIRARVPSAKLVLVGDGPARATIEAAHPDFHYAGMRRGEELAAHYASADLFLFASVTETFGNVVTEAMASGLVVLGYDYAAPREHVREAENGYLVPFDDAERFKARAVEVVTRRADWPEVRAAAARTMRGCTWAAIIDGFAGVLGDAANENAGA encoded by the coding sequence GTGCGCATCACGTTGGTGACCGAAACGTTTCGTCCTGAGGTAAATGGCGTGGCCATGACCTTGGGGCGGCTGGTCGATGGCCTGCGCGAGCGTGGTCACGTGGTGGAGGTGGTGCGGCCGCGCCAAGCCCACGAAGCGGCGGACGCCGCGGTGCCGGAGTGCGAGTGGGTGGTGCCTGGCATGCCGATCCCGTTTTATCGCAGCCTGCGGATGGGCTTGCCGGTGACGCGCCGCTTGCGCCGACGGTGGCAGAGCGCGCGACCGGACGTGGTGCACGTGGCGACGGAAGGGCCGTTGGGCGTGGCGGCGCTGCGGGCGGCGCGGTCGCTCGGTCTGCCGGTGACATCGAGTTATCACACCAATTTCCATCAATACGGCGCGCACTACGGGATCGGATTGGGGCGGTCGTTGGCGCTGTGGTGGATGCGGAGGTTTCACAACGCGACCCGACGCACACTGGTGCCGACCCGGCAGATGGTGGACGAGCTGGCGGCGGAAGGCTTTGAGCGGCTGGGCGTGCTGTCGCGGGGCGTGGATACGACCTTGTTTTCGCCGGACCGGCGGGATGACGCGCTGCGGGCGCAGTGGGGGGCGGCGCCCGAGGATGTGGTGGTGCTCTACGTCGGCCGGATGGCGGCGGAGAAAAACATCGGCCTCGTGGTGGCGGCGTTTGAAGGGATTCGCGCCCGGGTTCCGTCGGCGAAACTTGTGCTGGTCGGCGATGGTCCAGCGCGGGCGACCATCGAGGCGGCGCATCCAGATTTTCACTACGCGGGTATGCGGCGGGGCGAGGAATTGGCGGCGCACTACGCGTCTGCCGATCTGTTCCTGTTCGCGAGTGTGACCGAAACCTTTGGCAACGTGGTCACGGAAGCGATGGCGAGTGGTTTGGTGGTGCTCGGCTACGATTATGCGGCGCCACGGGAACACGTGCGGGAGGCGGAGAACGGTTACCTGGTGCCCTTCGACGACGCGGAGCGATTCAAGGCTCGCGCCGTTGAGGTGGTGACGCGTCGCGCGGACTGGCCGGAGGTGCGAGCCGCTGCTGCGCGCACCATGCGAGGTTGCACGTGGGCGGCGATCATCGATGGGTTTGCCGGGGTGCTGGGGGATGCCGCAAACGAGAACGCTGGTGCCTAA